The Caretta caretta isolate rCarCar2 chromosome 5, rCarCar1.hap1, whole genome shotgun sequence genome contains a region encoding:
- the MCIDAS gene encoding multicilin, producing the protein MRNRSGRKAFDSICPNRVGDLGSRLGKKPARLERKVRPGDGPAPRKSFASAAPAAVHSDQPPATVELALATIDWQDLADCTSVFQQETSSVAAAPQSHCLQPEPEFDFQEFRDAVDSFICDPSSLMPPPLDTADFTFPLGDGSAFSPCIQRSQNNPLPHMNLQNSAEQYWKDVADQNQKALGDALVENNQLHVTLTQKQEEITSLKERNVQLKELASQAKQLACVLDKLMIHQSKEGADAFLPRSSAKRSLEQLYAARQEDCAEVDEILREISDTCNAALQAIDEHREAKRPRLQAEAARAPGSQGQAIHMYGAFSGLQTCSSRSAVDLSDSELEEGVSFRTSITDHGTIRTLAFPQGNAFTIRTATGGYKFRWVPS; encoded by the exons ATGCGGAACCGCAGCGGCCGGAAAGCCTTTGACAGCATCTGTCCCAACAGGGTGGGTGACCTGGGCAGCCGGCTCGGCAAGAAGCCAGCCAGACTCGAGAGGAAGGTGCGCCCGGGAGACGGTCCCGCGCCGCGGAAGAGCTTTGCCAGCGCCGCTCCGGCGGCAGTTCACAGTGACCAGCCGCCCGCCACGGTAGAGCTCG cacttgCTACTATCGACTGGCAAGATTTAGCAGACTGCACCTCGGTCTTTCAGCAAGAGACTTCTAGTGTTGCAGCTGCCCCGCAG agccactgcttgCAACCTGAACCCGAGTTCGACTTCCAGGAGTTCAGAGATGCTGTCGATAGTTTTATATGTG ACCCATCCTCCTTAATGCCACCTCCACTGGACACGGCGGACTTCACTTTTCCTCTCGGCGACGGATCAGCCTTTAGCCCTTGTATTCAACGGTCACAAAACAATCCTCTTCCGCACATGAACTTGCAAAACTCCGCGGAACAGTACTGGAAAGATGTGGCAGACCAAAACCAGAAAGCGTTAGGGGATGCACTGGTGGAAAATAATCAG CTGCACGTGACATTAACCCAAAAGCAGGAAGAGATCACTTCCCTGAAGGAACGAAACGTGCAGCTGAAGGAGCTAGCTAGCCAGGCGAAGCAGCTGGCCTGTGTGCTCGAT AAACTGATGATCCACCAGTCCAAGGAGGGGGCCGACGCTTTCCTTCCCAGGAGCTCAGCTAAGAGAAGCCTGGAGCAGCTGTACGCGGCCAGGCAGGAGGACTGCGCAGAAGTGGATGAAATCCTGCGGGAGATCTCAGACACCTGTAACGCGGCGCTGCAGGCTATCGATGAGCACAGAGAGGCGAAGCGCCCGCGGCTGCAGGCGGAGGCAGCACGAGCTCCGGGCAGCCAGGGCCAGGCTATTCACATGTACGGGGCGTTCAGCGGCCTGCAGACTTGCAGCAGCCGCAGCGCGGTGGACCTGAGTGACAGCGAGCTGGAGGAAGGTGTGTCTTTCAGGACCTCCATCACAGATCACGGCACGATCCGGACACTAGCTTTCCCCCAGGGAAATGCTTTCACCATCAGGACAGCCACCGGGGGCTACAAGTTTAGATGGGTTCCCAGCTGA
- the CCNO gene encoding cyclin-O, which yields MVTRPLSHERPGRPRSPPSKRRRAAGATPAERAQPLCRDLGLRAPVKKSKCPSCPRELPLQGDASGLSPPGSPEPAARLELQAFRDYGASWYRFRKGLEGKFHPREPLAQQPQVTAEARCKLISWLIPVHRHFGFSFESLCLAVNTLDRFLTTTPVAADCFQLLGVTSLFIACKQVEVHPPRVKQLLALCCDVFSRQQLCNLECIILSKLHFNLGAPTINFFLEHFTHMRMESCQADAREANNAKALAKGMAELSMADYAFNKYAPSLLAICSLGVADQMLHHQNPLDLHISGYPERVLQDCTDKLHLLVSLNGDSLPHVLPLEMSEKCLQLGS from the exons ATGGTCACGCGGCCGCTGAGCCACGAGCGCCCGGGCCGGCCGCGCAGCCCCCCCAGCAAACGGCGGCGGGCGGCGGGCGCGACCCCCGCGGAGCGGGCTCAGCCCCTCTGCCGCGACCTCGGCCTCCGGGCGCCCGTGAAGAAGAGCAAGTGCCCGAGCTGCCCGCGGGAGCTGCCGCTGCAGGGCGACGCCTCGGGGCTCAGCCCCCCCGGCAGCCCCGAGCCCGCCGCCCGGCTAGAGCTGCAGGCCTTCCGCGACTACGGGGCCAGCTGGTACCGCTTCCGAAAGGGGCTGGAGGGCAAGTTCCACCCGCGCGAGCCCCTGGCCCAGCAGCCGCAG GTGACGGCGGAGGCCCGGTGTAAGTTGATCAGCTGGCTGATCCCGGTGCACCGGCACTTCGGCTTCTCCTTCGAGTCCCTGTGCCTGGCAGTGAATACCCTGGACCGATtcctcaccaccaccccagtGGCTGCCGACTGCTTCCAGCTGCTGGGAGTCACTTCCCTCTTCATCGCGTGCAAACAG GTGGAAGTGCATCCGCCCAGAGTGAAGCAGCTCCTAGCTCTTTGCTGCGACGTCTTCTCCCGTCAGCAGCTCTGCAACCTGGAATGCATCATCCTAAGCAAACTACACTTCAACCTGGGGGCACCGACCATCAACTTCTTCTTGGAGCACTTCACCCACATGCGTATGGAGTCCTGCCAGGCAGATGCCAGGGAGGCAAACAATGCCAAAGCTCTGGCCAAAGGGATGGCCGAACTTAGCATGGCCGACTATGCTTTTAACAAATATGCCCCCTCCCTTCTGGCCATTTGCTCCCTGGGAGTGGCAGACCAGATGTTGCACCACCAAAACCCACTGGACTTGCATATAAGTGGCTACCCGGAGCGGGTTTTACAGGACTGCACGGACAAACTGCATTTACTGGTGTCTTTAAACGGAGATTCTTTACCACATGTACTACCCCTGGAGATGTCTGAAAAGTGCCTGCAGCTGGGAAGTTAA